Proteins encoded together in one Chitinophaga sp. LS1 window:
- a CDS encoding DUF5977 domain-containing protein, with protein MILDLAAKGKKAFAITMLALLYIQTVIPAYSLAAAKSFPMKGINGVVVNPSIHKVPAIYKAVTPGTYKALPPGTNNGLLPVTNNVSTTATARIGGPGQPEMQAFTSVSSDNMVDLFSGDFSYSIPLLDVGGYPIALGYNSGISMDQEPSWVGLGWNINPGTITRNLRGIPDDFDGKDSIRKVQYIKPTQTWGVNLEVGYELFGKPSETTQSSDSSIGTISFGLGFTHNNYKGYGIESSLSAGLNAGSKTFPGLSGGLSLTNSSTDGLTAGVSLFESVSAKDGDLESKSASTSASVSASYNTRAGLKDLQLSVGTRLYQVMQKSKVDANYRNPSSSGVFGTSISFAKPAYMPTITMPYTGSAYSFSAKIGTTTIAYHPFIKGEYSHSKQYIADEDTSLSLPAFGYLNYQDANEKPASLLDYNIEKEMPYREKPAIPTIGIPAYTYDVFSITGEGTGGMFRAYRGDIGYVYDHQMKTKDGSTSGNVDLGFGQSFHWGGDFNLVRASTEVNPWTARNYMALEVPFKSSTGLYEAAYFRNPGETTVNDKDWYDALGGDEVVTTRLQHLSSSSARMYALNILDRYKAFSKDSFVTVTSETAGRMKRDKRTQVISYLTAEEATTAGLSQYIDNYAVNTFPLQSCDVTYPSDLTDSMQGLRGDYYSGRNFKSFLFSRTDTVVNFANLTEINVNKPEGISTIRHNFSVRWTGRLKTDVTGRYVVSTRSDDGIRLYINDSLVFQRWTDHPDSKADSAVLNLVAGETYTIKMEYYQKDERGVAKLQWKYAGLPNQFVPKPNLYLTPAKDTFQIEDGAIAREKRVNTFRKSNHFSEIDVLNADGRRYIYGIPVYNFLQKDVSFSVNTDSGSIAEGLVGYIPGKDNTTANRNGIDNYLSKEETPAYPHSFLLTGILSPDYVDLTGDGITPDDRGDAIKFNYSKVADKNNPERWRTPYSNKATYNPYLLTDNRDDKGSYVYGEKELWYLNSIESKNMIATFWVSNREDMPGMDEDGNLQAIGQHKKLDSIKVYSKSDFLSYGTKALAIKTVHFQYSYSLCKGVNASEPTKGKLTLEKVWFTYNGNQRADKNAYVFGYNSNNPTYATKNYDRWGNYKDAAQNPGSLNNAEYPYALQDSTLAAQNMAAWTLDRIKLPSGATMKVDYESDDYAYVQNRRAAQMFHVAGVYTGIPSQANLTTNLYSSSSTSNEHLYVGVNVPKAITDEEVYTRYLEGMDTLFFKMFVKMPTDKFGSGGEYVNCYATLDPGNYGTFNDGNSIWFKLQAINSSGEVSSGGYSPLAKAAMQFLRLNLSSKAYPGSETSDDLTPLDGAKMLLSQVTNLTEMITGFDKSARIKGWAKTFDTTRSFVRLANPYYKKYGGGLRVKRISIYDNWDAMTSQKQAVYGQEYTYTTTKDSLTISSGVAIWEPTIGGEENPWRLPIQYKQQSAVLAPVSSGYVERPLGETFFPGPSVGYSRVKVRSINTKLKRSANGYSETCFYTSYDFPTITDMTPLGDNKKRFKPTLANLLRINARHYMAVSQGFKVELNDMNGKIKSQSVFGEADSTNAITSTHYHYHTDDATATFKHLNNTVKVISAEGVIDTAATVGKDVELMMSMREQRSVTQSFNLNINSDGFLAGTFWAIIPSLLNIAQREEVIFRVAGTMKVVNRHGLLDSVVAIDKGSRVVTRNMLYDGESGSVVLTSTQNEFNDPIYNFSLPAGWIYDGMSGAYKNIGATADNVTIKEGKIISGLDSAMVVSYFSAGDEILVYTRQKTGGTDCEPEIATWPALSRLYAVDANAISGGDPAIYFVDKDGAPFTGTEVTMKVTRSGRRNLSVSAGEVAMLENPISSGTSLVIDENSRVLAASATEYSQFWKVTDVKKVDSVTSCIQQTYADYNSGCGLHVYGNDSIGGYYTIECTSGSADPVYYSIPRDQYSSTVSQAAANALAQAALDSIGPIYAAMNSTCVETCNLTAYKKDDSEDLPSFEVIAINNETGVSYQVGGGEQVTQFPVCKAIPEGSYTVRMAAMETCYAYSADSTEYELSDDTYQTFQSSTPINVLLSRNKRKYNTSFSVSVSKNDCDSGYVGSSVSVTIAAGLYYSYVSVADANNKAAAAVDTSSLQTQANNSGTCLDATHLIVKAKDGYSPSPVEVTYATDAGFSNTVQLFAMVDSIYTTISSAMWNITFNPQTTSYTYHISINGGDTQTFTTATTYHISGPPLTIEIW; from the coding sequence ATGATACTGGATTTAGCTGCAAAGGGGAAGAAGGCATTTGCCATTACGATGCTGGCCCTACTATACATTCAAACAGTCATTCCTGCTTATTCATTGGCTGCTGCAAAAAGCTTTCCGATGAAAGGAATAAATGGAGTGGTTGTCAACCCCTCAATTCATAAAGTGCCGGCTATTTATAAGGCTGTTACGCCTGGTACTTATAAGGCCCTCCCTCCAGGTACCAATAATGGCCTCCTGCCTGTTACCAATAATGTGTCGACGACTGCTACTGCCAGGATAGGCGGACCGGGTCAACCTGAAATGCAGGCCTTCACCTCTGTGAGCAGCGACAATATGGTCGACCTGTTCTCCGGAGATTTCTCTTATTCAATCCCCCTGCTGGATGTAGGCGGATATCCGATTGCCCTTGGTTACAATAGCGGTATCTCCATGGATCAGGAACCCAGCTGGGTAGGACTTGGATGGAATATTAATCCAGGTACGATCACACGTAACCTGAGAGGTATCCCTGACGATTTTGATGGCAAAGATAGTATTCGTAAAGTCCAATATATTAAGCCTACACAAACATGGGGAGTGAACCTGGAGGTAGGTTATGAACTCTTTGGTAAACCCTCAGAGACGACGCAGTCAAGTGATAGTTCCATTGGTACCATTTCATTTGGTCTAGGTTTCACACATAATAACTATAAGGGATATGGTATTGAATCTTCCCTCTCCGCCGGGTTGAATGCTGGTTCCAAAACGTTCCCCGGGTTATCAGGAGGGTTGTCATTGACAAATAGTTCCACTGATGGTCTCACTGCCGGGGTTTCCCTTTTTGAAAGTGTCAGCGCGAAGGATGGTGATTTAGAGTCAAAATCAGCATCCACCTCGGCATCTGTCTCAGCTTCCTACAATACGCGCGCTGGTTTGAAAGACCTGCAGCTATCAGTAGGTACCCGTTTATACCAGGTTATGCAGAAAAGTAAAGTAGATGCTAACTATAGAAACCCTTCATCATCGGGTGTATTCGGAACCAGCATTTCATTTGCCAAACCTGCTTACATGCCTACGATCACGATGCCATATACAGGTTCTGCTTATAGTTTTTCTGCGAAGATAGGTACTACGACTATTGCATACCATCCATTTATAAAGGGGGAATATAGCCATTCCAAACAATATATAGCAGATGAAGATACTTCGCTCTCTCTGCCCGCATTTGGTTACCTCAATTACCAGGATGCAAATGAAAAGCCCGCTTCCCTGCTGGATTATAATATAGAAAAGGAAATGCCCTACAGGGAAAAGCCTGCTATACCTACTATTGGTATTCCTGCTTATACCTATGATGTATTTTCTATTACAGGTGAAGGAACAGGTGGTATGTTCCGTGCATACAGGGGAGATATCGGTTATGTGTATGATCACCAAATGAAAACCAAAGATGGTTCTACCAGTGGAAATGTGGACCTGGGTTTTGGGCAATCCTTCCATTGGGGTGGTGATTTCAACCTGGTACGTGCCAGCACTGAAGTAAATCCATGGACAGCCCGTAACTATATGGCATTGGAAGTTCCTTTTAAAAGTTCAACGGGTTTATATGAAGCAGCTTATTTCCGTAACCCGGGAGAAACAACCGTGAATGATAAAGATTGGTATGATGCTCTTGGAGGTGATGAAGTAGTCACTACCCGTCTGCAACACCTTAGTAGCAGTAGTGCACGAATGTACGCCCTCAATATCCTGGACAGATACAAAGCTTTTTCAAAAGATAGTTTTGTAACCGTGACCAGTGAAACGGCGGGTAGAATGAAACGTGATAAACGTACACAGGTCATTTCTTATCTCACCGCTGAAGAAGCAACGACTGCAGGACTTTCACAATATATAGACAACTATGCGGTAAATACTTTCCCACTGCAAAGTTGCGATGTTACTTATCCTTCTGACCTCACAGATAGCATGCAGGGCTTAAGAGGTGATTACTACAGTGGACGCAATTTTAAATCTTTCCTTTTTAGCAGAACAGATACTGTGGTGAACTTTGCTAACCTTACAGAGATCAATGTAAATAAGCCTGAAGGCATATCTACGATCAGGCATAATTTTTCTGTGCGCTGGACCGGGAGATTAAAGACAGACGTGACCGGTAGATATGTTGTTTCTACACGCAGTGATGATGGTATCAGGTTATACATAAATGATTCTCTCGTGTTTCAAAGGTGGACAGATCATCCTGATAGTAAGGCGGATTCTGCTGTACTTAACCTGGTAGCTGGTGAGACGTATACTATCAAAATGGAGTATTACCAGAAAGACGAGCGCGGTGTAGCGAAATTACAATGGAAATATGCCGGATTACCCAATCAGTTTGTTCCTAAACCAAATCTATATCTCACACCTGCAAAAGATACTTTCCAAATTGAGGATGGTGCTATCGCAAGAGAAAAGCGTGTCAATACTTTCAGGAAGAGCAATCACTTCTCTGAGATCGATGTACTGAATGCTGATGGGCGCCGTTACATATACGGTATCCCAGTATATAATTTTTTGCAAAAAGATGTTTCTTTTTCTGTGAATACAGATAGTGGTAGTATCGCTGAAGGGCTGGTTGGTTACATTCCAGGAAAAGACAATACCACTGCTAACAGAAATGGTATTGATAACTACCTCAGTAAAGAAGAAACGCCCGCATATCCTCATTCCTTCCTGCTTACAGGTATCCTGAGCCCGGATTATGTAGATCTCACCGGAGATGGCATTACACCCGATGACAGGGGCGATGCCATCAAGTTCAATTATTCGAAGGTGGCAGATAAGAACAACCCGGAAAGATGGCGTACTCCTTATTCAAATAAGGCGACCTATAACCCCTATTTATTGACCGACAACAGGGATGATAAAGGAAGTTATGTATATGGTGAGAAAGAATTGTGGTACCTCAACTCCATAGAGTCAAAAAATATGATAGCTACCTTCTGGGTGAGCAACAGGGAAGACATGCCGGGCATGGATGAGGATGGAAACCTGCAGGCAATAGGCCAGCACAAGAAACTGGACTCTATCAAGGTGTACTCCAAATCAGATTTCCTGAGTTATGGTACAAAAGCATTGGCAATAAAAACAGTTCACTTTCAATATAGTTACTCTTTATGTAAAGGTGTGAATGCAAGTGAGCCAACAAAAGGCAAACTGACACTTGAAAAGGTTTGGTTCACCTACAATGGTAATCAACGTGCAGATAAGAATGCATATGTGTTTGGCTATAATAGCAACAATCCTACATATGCCACTAAGAACTATGACAGATGGGGTAATTATAAAGATGCCGCACAAAACCCGGGTAGTCTGAATAATGCTGAATATCCATACGCATTACAGGATAGTACACTGGCAGCTCAGAATATGGCCGCCTGGACACTGGATCGGATAAAACTCCCATCCGGAGCCACCATGAAAGTAGATTATGAAAGTGATGATTATGCCTATGTACAGAACAGGCGTGCAGCACAGATGTTTCATGTGGCAGGTGTATACACAGGTATTCCTTCCCAGGCAAACCTGACAACAAACCTTTACAGTAGTAGTAGTACCAGTAATGAACATCTGTATGTGGGTGTAAATGTACCAAAGGCCATAACTGATGAAGAGGTATATACCCGTTATCTCGAAGGCATGGATACGCTGTTTTTCAAAATGTTTGTAAAGATGCCAACGGATAAATTCGGGAGTGGGGGTGAGTATGTAAACTGTTATGCCACACTTGATCCGGGCAACTATGGAACCTTTAACGATGGTAATAGCATCTGGTTCAAACTACAGGCTATCAATAGCTCCGGCGAAGTCAGCAGCGGGGGGTATAGTCCGTTAGCAAAAGCAGCGATGCAGTTCCTGCGCCTGAACCTTTCTTCCAAAGCATACCCCGGATCAGAGACGAGTGATGATCTCACTCCTCTGGATGGTGCAAAAATGCTCTTATCGCAGGTCACTAACCTGACCGAAATGATCACGGGTTTTGATAAAAGCGCCCGGATTAAAGGTTGGGCAAAAACCTTTGATACTACCCGCTCTTTTGTACGACTGGCCAATCCTTATTATAAGAAATATGGAGGTGGACTTCGTGTAAAACGGATCAGTATCTATGATAACTGGGATGCAATGACCAGCCAGAAACAAGCTGTATATGGCCAGGAATATACCTATACGACCACTAAAGATAGCTTAACGATTAGTAGTGGGGTGGCCATCTGGGAACCTACCATTGGGGGTGAAGAAAATCCATGGCGATTACCTATTCAGTATAAACAGCAGTCAGCTGTTTTGGCGCCTGTCAGTTCGGGTTATGTAGAAAGACCATTGGGCGAAACCTTTTTCCCTGGTCCCTCAGTGGGATATAGCAGGGTCAAGGTACGATCCATCAATACAAAGCTGAAACGCTCTGCTAATGGCTATTCAGAAACCTGTTTCTATACCAGCTATGATTTTCCCACTATTACAGACATGACCCCGCTGGGTGATAATAAGAAAAGGTTTAAACCCACACTGGCCAATTTGCTACGCATCAATGCCCGTCATTACATGGCGGTTAGCCAGGGATTTAAAGTAGAGTTGAATGATATGAATGGGAAGATTAAATCACAGTCAGTATTTGGAGAAGCGGATTCAACGAATGCAATCACCTCTACTCATTATCATTACCACACGGATGATGCAACAGCTACGTTTAAGCACCTGAACAATACGGTAAAGGTGATCAGTGCAGAAGGTGTGATCGATACAGCCGCCACAGTAGGTAAGGATGTGGAGCTAATGATGAGTATGAGAGAACAACGTTCTGTAACACAGTCATTCAATCTGAATATTAATAGTGATGGATTTTTGGCGGGTACTTTCTGGGCAATCATTCCGAGTCTGTTGAATATCGCACAACGTGAAGAAGTCATCTTCAGGGTAGCAGGTACCATGAAAGTAGTCAATCGTCATGGACTATTGGATAGTGTTGTGGCCATTGATAAAGGCAGCAGGGTCGTGACACGGAATATGTTGTATGATGGGGAGTCTGGCTCCGTAGTACTGACCAGTACCCAGAATGAATTTAATGACCCGATATACAATTTCTCTTTACCGGCAGGCTGGATTTATGATGGGATGAGTGGGGCCTATAAGAATATCGGGGCTACAGCAGATAATGTAACTATTAAGGAGGGGAAGATAATATCAGGATTGGACTCAGCTATGGTGGTTAGCTATTTCTCTGCAGGTGATGAAATACTGGTTTATACCAGGCAGAAGACGGGTGGTACGGATTGTGAACCTGAAATTGCTACCTGGCCTGCATTGAGCAGATTATATGCAGTTGATGCCAATGCCATTAGCGGAGGAGATCCTGCTATTTATTTTGTAGATAAAGATGGAGCTCCTTTCACTGGCACAGAGGTAACGATGAAGGTGACAAGGTCTGGCAGAAGAAACTTATCGGTATCAGCAGGGGAGGTCGCTATGTTGGAAAACCCTATTTCAAGTGGTACATCATTGGTGATTGATGAAAATTCACGCGTATTAGCAGCCAGTGCTACAGAATATAGCCAGTTTTGGAAAGTGACAGATGTAAAGAAGGTAGATTCAGTGACCAGTTGTATACAGCAAACTTATGCTGACTATAATAGCGGTTGTGGTCTGCATGTATATGGCAATGATAGCATAGGGGGCTATTACACCATAGAATGTACAAGTGGCTCCGCAGATCCTGTTTATTATAGTATACCAAGAGATCAGTATTCATCAACAGTGAGTCAGGCTGCCGCCAATGCACTCGCGCAGGCTGCACTGGATTCCATCGGGCCAATATACGCGGCAATGAATAGTACCTGCGTAGAAACCTGTAACCTGACAGCATATAAGAAAGATGATTCTGAAGACCTCCCATCCTTTGAAGTGATTGCGATCAATAACGAAACGGGCGTGAGTTACCAGGTAGGTGGCGGAGAACAGGTGA